CATTTTAACAAATACAACAAAAGAAGAGATGCACAAGGCAAACATAGAGCAACATGCACCGTATATCCGATTACTAGGCATGTCACAAAAAGGGCAAACGTATCTTTCTAAAAACAAAAAGAAAATAGAACTTCCAATCCTTACTCACACAAAAACGTATAAGCATTCCATTTTAGACATAGAAAAAAAAGCAAATACCATATATTTCTCCGCGTTACAAGAACCACTTCGGACGAAATGCATACAAAAAGACATTACACAACATCCAATTCGATATGATGAAACAACTAAAAAATTTCTATAAGAAAAAACCTCTCTGAGAAGGAGAGGTTTACTTTTTTTCTTCCATTTTTTCCAAATATGCTAACGCATCGTCTAGCGTATCGACTGGTACAATTTTCATCTTCGTTTTTATATCTTTCACAGCTTCAAGTGCATCTTTATAATTCGACTTCTTCGCTCCTTTTTCATTTGGCGCAAAGAATATTTCCGCTCCCGCGTCACTAGCAGCTACAACTTTTTGTTGAATTCCACCGATTGGTCCAACTTCTCCATTTTCGTTAATTGTTCCTGTTCCAGCGATTTCACGACCTTTCGTTAAATCATCCATCACAAGCTGATTATAAATTTCCAGTGTAAACATTAACCCTGCTGACGGACCTCCAATTTCATGGGAGTCTATTTTCACTTTTGGATCCACTACTAAATCCCTTTCCGTAACGATAGAAACTCCTATACCAACACGTCCTTTTCCATCAGGAATTTGCTTTACATTTAACGTTTCTTTAAGGTGTTTACCGCCTCGCATATATTCAATACTTACTGCATCGCCTTCTTTTTTCCCTTTCATATATTCTACAAATTGATCCGCTTTTTCAAAAGTATGTCCGTCAACAGCTACAATTACATCTCCAAGCTTTAACTTACCTTCTGACGGCATATTTTTCGCTATTCCAGCAACTAGTACACCTTTATTTTGAAATGAAACTGAGCGATTTGCACGTTTATATGCGTTATAAATTGCCGCATTTTGAGAATCTTTCATTGCATATTCTTGGCGAAACTGATATTCTTCATCACTCTCTCCTCTTTGCAATATCTCTTCAGCTTTTGAAATATGATTATATTTATTAAACTGCGCGGTTATTAAATCCACAACATTTGCAGGTCCCATTGAAACGGTTACAAGCATAAAATCCCCAGACTCTTTCGTCCCGCCATCCACTTGGACATACGGTGCTAATTTCGCTGCCATACCTGGCTTTGTTACATAGTATGGGAGACGAACGTATACAAGCAGCATCGCCAATATCATCCCTATTAAAATTGCATATACAAACCGAAAACGCTTAAACATTATTTTTCTCCTTCCACTGCTCGATTAGTAAGTAAATGTTTTGAATATGTTTTTTCGCTTCATCTTCTCCAACTTGAATAATGTCTTCAATATGCGTAAAAGCACGAGAACTAAACTGTTCTACTGCCGGGCGCATCATTAAATCTGAGGCTATTTGCCTATTTACTACAAGTTCATGTTGCATAATTTCAATACTCTGCATAATCACATCATAAATAGACGTAACCTCCCCATTCACCTTAATAGGGGACACATCAACAGCAATAACAATGTCTGCACCTAATTCTTTGACAACGGATACCGGAATACGATCAATTACTCCACCATCTACTAATAAACGGCCATCTATCTTCTCCGGAACGAACACTCCTGGCACAGAGATGCTAGCTCTTACTGCATCTGCAATAGGACCGCTTGTAAATACAACTTTTTCCCCCTTTAAAATGTCAGTAGCCACAACAGCAGTTGGGATATCTAACTCTTCTAATTTTTTATTATATGTAAACATTCTAATCATATCTTTGACACGTTTTCCAGAAATAAATCCCATTTTCGGCACAGTAAAATCTAAATAATACTTTCTTTTAAATACAGTTGCCAGTCGGTAAAGCCTATCCACATTACAACTTGCTGCATAAAACGTACCAATTAAAGCCCCCATGCTGCTCCCTGCAATCATATGAATAGGAATACCCGAGTCTCGTAGCACTTTTATTACTCCGACGTGAGCAAAACCTTTCGCGCCTCCAGACCCAAGAGCTAAACCTATTTTCGGTTCCTTCATTCTTCTCACCCTTAAATTTTTTTCACTCCCTTTTTCATACTTATGGTCTAAACTGGCCATGTATCCACGTATACTGAAATGAACATTTTTGGGACAAAGGGGGGATTTTGTAACATGTATGAAAAATGGAAAACAGCTTTTTTCACCATAACAATGCTATTTCTAACATTCTCTCTCGTACTTCACCCCCAAGCCGCTTTGCAAGCTTCCATTCGCGGATTAAATATATGGTGGGAAGTTGTCTTTCCTTCACTATTACCTTTTTTCATCGTTGCAGAACTTTTAATTAGTATAGGTGTTGTAAAATTTATTGGTGTCATTTTAGAACCGTTTATGCGCCCGCTCTTTCGCGTCCCTGGTATAGGCGGATTTGTTTGGGCAATGGGAATGGCTTCTGGATTCCCTGCTGGTGCCAAATTAAGCGCTAGACTGCGCAAAAGCAACCAGCTAACACAAATTGAAGCTGAACGACTTGTATCTTTTACAAACTCTTCTAATCCACTATTTATTTTCGGCGCTGTTTCTATTGGTTTTTTTAACAATCCAAAATTAGGTTTCGTATTGGCCGCTGCACATTATATGAGCAATTTTACTGTTGGATTACTTATGCGTTTTTACGGTAATAACAATACTTACATAAAAGACAAACAATCTATCCAAAAACACCCCTTTCAAAACGCATTTTCTATCCTACACGAGACACGCCTACAAGAAAAAAGACCAATTGGAAAACTCCTTGGAGATGCTATCGTTTCTTCCATTCAAACCTTACTAATGATAGGTGGATTTATTATTTTATTCTCTGTTTTAAACAAAATGATTACCGTCTTTCAAATTACAGAAGCACTTGCTTTTATTATGCAACATATTTTATCATTCTTCCAACTGTCCATCCAGTTTAGCATCCCTATTTTATCAGGTATTTTCGAAATGACACTTGGAAGTCAAATGATTAGTCAAACAAATAAAACGACACTTCTTGAGCAAGCGATGGTGACAAGCTTCATTCTTGCATTTAGTGGCCTTTCTATACAAGCTCAAGTAGCAAGTATATTAGCTGAGACAGATATCCGCTTTAAACCTTACTTTTTCGCACGAATTATTCAAAGTATTCTCGCTCCTATTTTCACCTTTATATTTTGGGGACCATTTTATGAAAAAGTACATTCTTTCTCTCCCACTCAGGAAGATATCCCTGTTTTCTTATTCGGCCATTCTTCCACCCTTAATGAAGCCTATGGATTATTCCTTCACTACGGTCCTATTTTCACCTTATTTTGTTTATATTTATATGTTATTTTATTATTCTTACGCATCATAAATAAAGAAAAACCCCGTTCATTTTAACGGGGTTTGGAACTTTTCTTTTAATGCACGCTCTACAACAGGTGGAACAAGATCTACTACACTTCCTCCGTAACGAGCAACTTCTTTCACAATGCTTGAACTTAAAAATGAGTATTGATTATTTGTCATAATAAAAAAGGTTTCAATATTGTCATCTAACTTGCGGTTCATCGACGTAATTTGCATCTCATATTCAAAATCGGAAACCGCACGTAAACCGCGTAAAATCGCGTTTGCATTACGCATTTTCGCATATTCAACCAGCAATCCACTATGTGAATCAACCTTTACATTCGGAATATCCTTTGTTGCCTCTCGAATTAATTCTAAGCGTTCTTCTACTGAAAAAAGTGGTTTCTTAGATGAATTGTTTAAGACAACAACATATACCTCATCAAATACTTTTGCTCCCCTTTTAATAATATCCAAATGCCCAAGAGTTATTGGATCAAAGCTTCCTGAAGAAATTGCTATGCTTGTCATTCGGTCCCCTCACCTTCATACTTATAAATCGAAATTGCTGTAATTCCATAGTTTTCAGCTCTTACCTTTACAAGCTCCCCTATTGTATCAGGCAAGACTACATCATCACCATGTTCTGCCATGATTAGCCCATCTTTGTTCAATAATCCATGTTGATCCATCACACTAATTAAAGATACAATTTTTTGATCTTTATATGGGGGATCTATCAGTATAAGGTCAAATGACATTTCACGTTTTATAAGTGCCTTTACAGCACGTTCTGCATCATTTCGATACACTTCAGCTTGATCATGCACTCTGCAACTTTCTAAATTTTGATGAATCACCTTTACAGCTTTACTATCTCGATCAACAAAAATAGCTTTGTCAATCCCTCTGCTAAGCGCCTCAATCCCAAGCCCTCCACTTCCACCAAATAAATCAAGGGCAATTCCCCCGTCAAAATAAGGACCTATCATATTAAAAATAGATTCTTTTACTTTATCTGTCGTTGGACGCGTTGTATTACCTGGCACAGCTTTAAGCGGATGCCCTTTACATTTTCCTGAAACTACTCTCATTTGCAGTCACTACCTTTATTTCAATCTATCGGCGATTATTACAGGTAAACTTCTACCTCAGTAACCGCTATCAAATTCTATTGTTTTCTGAAGGTTTCCATCAATTCACCACTTAGCGAAAAGAAAACCAATCATGATTAGGATAACTTTCCGCCATCCCATATGTATATTTATCTCATTATTTGTGAGCGTGAAGCCTATATTTATGCAAGTTTCACTTTACCTTTTTTATCCTATCATAAAATAAAAAAAAGAAAAATAAAAAGCCTAAGAGAAATTTTAATTTCATTATGTATATCTTCATTTAGATTGGACATAAATAAGTATAACAACATCACCTTCGATGTTGTTGCCAACCGCGGAGAAGACTTACGTTTCCCCATAAGTTCTTCCTCCGGTTTCTCCTCTCCCTTTGCCTTCTTACTAGTACATACTAGTATAAGAAGGGCCCTGCTTTGCAGGGTTTTTTTTCTTTGCCCGCTTTTCATTTAAAAAATGAAATGATACAGTAAAAGAAAGAGGAGGAAAAAATATGATTCAACGTTTTATTGAACTCGGAGAAGGCTACTCTGATTTATATGAATTACTTGAAATTGCCAAAGCGAATAAAGAACGTGTAACACATATGTTACAATTCGAAACTTTAAAGAACGAAAAAAAGATGTGTTCACTCGTTGTAGTATTGAAACCAACAACTACTGGTGATTTCCAACCACTTTACATATGCCGTGAAGGAATTCCTGTACTTGAAAATAAAAAAAGTAAACGCATCATTTTATTTGAAGAAACAGCAGAAGAAATCGAAAAAAAAGTTACTTCATTTACGGTAAAACCATCAACTACTTTCCCTGAAAAGGAATTATACTTTAATCACCTTATCGGTATTCTAAGAATGAACCATTTCATTCCTCCGATGCAGTAACATCATTTTCAAATTAGAAATTTTATTTACTAAAATACCCCCTACCAAAATTGGTAGGGGGTATTTTAGGATCAACTATAATCGTATTCTTTCGCTCGATCTGGACGTGAATTCTCAAATTCCGTTTTTAAGAACGGGCGATACGACTGTTCTATTTTTTTTACAAAAGGAAGTTTATTCAACCTTTGCATCATATGCTCTATTTGTTCCATATCACAATATACAACTGCATATTTTAATCGCTTCGATATGTAATGAATATTACCATATTTCCTTAAAATTTTGGCATGTTTCAATGAGTGTAAATAAACAATCATACTTTGTCGTTGCCCGAACATAATCTTCTCCATCTTCTCCTTTTACATACTTATATTCTTGTATTTTATAAAAACCAATCAGAAATTTGTGACATTATAGCACGTTATAGATCAAACTCTGTATACGTTTTCCTCCATATTCTAAAAAACGGGGCACATCACCCCGTCTTTTTACAACCGCAACCACCGCCTGTGCCACAGCCACCACCGCAACCACCAGCATCAAAAAATGGATTTCCGGTCGGAACTTTAATGGAAGATGAAACTTCAGAACCAATCGCTGCACTAACTTCATCTAATAACTTCTGCAAAGCATTTTCTACTTTTTTAAAAGCAGCAATTTTTTCATGCAGATCTACAGACCGCTTCAATTCCCTCATATTTGTTGAAACAAAAGTATAATCTGGATGATATTTACCAAAACGTTGTACTTCTTCATATCGTTCTTTCATTGCTGTAAATTGACGAATTAACGTTTGAGCTTCCAAATCTTCTTGTAAAGCCCGATAACATTTACGATAATCCTCTGCTATATCTGAACAGATAATCGCTTTCGCAAGCTCCTCTGCCTTATCTAAAACCAATACGCTTTCAAGCGTCGCTACAATCATGAGAGACACCTCCGAGTCTTCATCATAACACATTTAGAACAGAACTACTAATGGAAGTGTCTCAACTAAATGGAAAGAGATGAGTCCTACTACTTGTCATACAATTTTTTTAAACTCTTATACACAAATATGCTCCGCGATATTATATTTGAGTACACCCCATCTTCCTTGCTCTTCTTTCACATAACTAATACATGCATTCTTTAATGGGGTTTTAAATGTGATTTCATCTGGCGAAATCGCGTGTAAAATCGCTTTTATCGCATGTGAGTGTGCAACAATTATAATACGCTTCCCCTCATGGATTTGAGCAATATCTTGTAAGGCAACAAAACAGCGTTCTACAATTTCCTCATCTTTCTCCATACCTTCTACGTTACCTTCTGCAATTAACTCTCTAACTGTAGAAACTGGTTTTCCAGAAGCCTCGCCAAAATTCCGTTCCACAAATCGCTCATCAAGCAAAATAGACTGTATCCCAATAGCTTCGGCAATTGCCCTAGCCGTTTCCTGCGCTCTAATTAAAGGACTACTTATAATAATATCCCATGACTCTAGTTGCAAGGCAGCTGCACTTTGACTTGCTTGCTTCTTCCCAACTTCATTAAGCGGAATATCTTCACGCCCTTGAATAATCTCCTGAAAATTCCAATCAGTTTGTCCATGTCGTACTAAACAAATTTCCGTCATGCTGCAACTCCTCCTTTCCATAATCCGCTTCTATTGTAACAAAAGTTTCGCATGACGGACATAATTTTCCCTTCCAATTACGTTGCATTTTGCTGCTTCATATATTGAAACATATCTATCATTATAGAAGCAACAGCCAATTGATTTTGAAACTTTTCTACCTTATCTGGAATTGTCTTTTTAAAATGCTGCATAGCAGCTAACTCAAACGCTTCTTTTTCTTCTGGATTACGTGACAATTTCCGATACCAGTATGGCTGTTCCCGAATATAACGTGTTAAATCTTCATCAGCTTTTATAAATTCCATAAGCTCTGCCCTCATCCTCTTTTCCTCCTAATCTTTTTGAAAGAAAAACGGATTATTTTCAGAAGTTGTTTGCTCTTGTTGCGTACGATTCCCCTGAAATTGTTGAATCACTTGTTGCACGCTACCAATAGCACTCGTCACATTAGCTAAATGATGCTGCATTTGTTCCACATCTAGCTTTTTAAAGAAAGAAAGCATTTGTCTCATCACATCAGCAGTTTTTTCCTCTTCAGTTCGATTATCTTTTTCTTTTTTATTTTCTTTTACTGAAGAAAAAGCAGACGCTCCATCAGGTCTATAAGTTGCCCATATTGGATCTTCTTCACCAAGTAAGTACCATTCTTCATAAAATTGTTGCCAAGTTTTTTGACCACTTCTAACTTCATGAACCATTTTAGGGTGATGGTTTACAAACTCTTTAAACTGTTGAACCGAAGGGTGTAACGGTCCTTTTGTTGTTGGCATAATCCTCACCTCTTCATATATATCTACTATATTGTAAGAAAAAAAAGGCGCATGGTTCGCCTATTTTTAGACGATTCATGCACCTTTTTATTTACGAATGAAGTTTTGCGTATAAAATTTACCATATACGCCAACACCTAACCCAGTAAATTGCTCGTTTAATAAATTTTTCCGATGTCCTTCACTATTTAACCAACCTTGTACCGCTGCAATTCCATCATTATGTTGCGCCGCTATATTCTCACCAGCAAGTTGAAAAGCAACTTGCCCACGCTGTAAGCGATCACCTAATGTCCCAAAAGTAGGAGAATCATGCGAAAAATAATTATTATCTTTCATATCTTTGCTATGTCCAAATGCAACATCGGCAGTTGGTTGATCCCATGTTAATAATGATAATTCATGACGACTTCTAATAATATTTGTTAAGTCTAAAATCTGCTTCCTATTCCCGTCCTCTACTTGTTTCGTCTTTTCTGGAGCCATCGGTTGCTCTGCCATTAATTCACCCGAATATACAAGCTGATATGGTCTTTGTCGAAGTAATGTATCATCATCCATATAGCGAATCCCAACAAGCTCATGTGTAAAATGATCAAAGTATAATTGTGCCCATCCATCTTCTGTCGAAATTAATGGCTGTTCCATCATTTCTGTATCGGACAACTCAAATTGATAGTTATTTTTTCCCCTCTTTAAAGAAATTTCATGTGAGAATGGATTTTTTTTATAGACTTCTTCATATTTTTCATTTATATGATAAGGTGCTACAGGAACCTGTTTCCCTGCAACATACGCCGTTACAACCTTACGTTCATCAACTCCAAATTGAACATATTGAGATAAATCTTGATTATATACCCACCACTCATAACCGTAGGCAGACGGTTCAATTCGAGATGGCTCCCCCCATTTCGCTAACAAGTTTTCAGAATCCCCACCGATAATACTTGAAACAGTCTCCGGAGTTCCTTCTTGTACTTGTTTTTTCTTCTTTACAATTTTACTTTCTTGCTTAGAATGAGATGGGGCTAATATATATTTTGAAACGAGCAATTTCCCGTATAAATCAATACCTAAAATAACAACCGTAATCATTACGATACGCAATAATTTCTTCAAACGATATACCTCCTGAACAAAACATAAAGTTGAGATATACACAAATCATTTTCTTTCCTTTTTGTGTGTACCGTACTCATTTCACTATATCATATTTTTATGAAAAAAGCCGTGATTCTCCCTTTTCTCTCAATATGAATTGCGATTTCTCATTATTCATACTATTATAAAATTAAAGGTCTTAAATTTGAATACGGAGGGATTTCATGCAATTTACAAACACAAAACTTAGCGGCACAGTAGTTGACTTTACTCTTTTAACTGAAATTATGCAAAATCATCATTTTGTACTTGCTGGACAGTGGGATTACGAGCGAGTTACATACGATTATAAATTTGAAATATTGAAAGATGTCTATTATTTACGTGTACAAGGATTTGCTATCGAAGGTGAAATTGGTGGGAAACACGCGCAAGTGAAACTACTTCCACCTTTATTAGGAAAACATTATTATCCGCATGGCGTTGAATACGGTGAAAATGAAAATTTCCCTACAAATGTACTTCAAAAAAGCGAACAACTCCTACAAAATATCGAAAAAGAACTGAAAGAATTTCAAATTATCGAGTAAGGAAATAAAACAAGCGCATCCGTATGATGCGCTTGTTTTATTTCGTTTGTAAATACGGTGGCAACTCTTGTAATTGCTCCTTATCTTTTTCTCGCTCTCTACGTGCCCATCTAAAAAATACATAACCGATAATTGTACCGTACACTATTTCCTGGACAATTTTCATAATGATGCCCCCTGTTTGTTGATCTTGTACAATTGGCATCCAATGTAAGAATTCCGGACCAGTGATATTTAAATCTGATAATGTCCCGGCTGGTACACAAAGTTCCATCGCTTTCATCCACGCATTCGGATCCGTATACGTTGCAAATAATGGTTCAGTCGCAAAAATTATTAATGCACAAGCTGGCGTTAATAAAATACCGTTAGCAAACATATAACCAAGTTTCTTTATATCACTTAATGTTTGATATTCTGGTAACGGATTTAACATTGGCCACCACATCATCATAGCTGCAAAGAACAGTACAGCAAGACAAATAGGATGTGCTATCTGACTTTGTTTCACTGCATCAAAAACAACTGGCAAATGATAAAAAGAAAATAGACCATTAAATACAAATAGGGCGATAAGTGGTTTAGCAAACACCTTTAACATTATTTGAACAAACTTAAAAGAAGTAACATAACGATACAACCAAACTGGTATACCTAGTAGTAATAACGGAGGGACTGCAATATACATCACGGCCATCTCAAACATGTGTGCACTAAATATAATGTGCCCAATTAAATCAACAGGACCTCCTTTTACAAAATATAATAGGACAATTCCTGTTATAAAATAAAACTTCTGTTTTTTACTTACCTTCGTCGCATCTTCAAATCTTGTTCTATACGGTCCGATGATCAGAAAATAACTGACCAGAATCGAAATCATAAACAATAAAAAAACTGGGCTCCATAACGCTTGAAAACCAAATATCCATAAATTGCTCATTTTCACACCTACCTTTTCAAAAAGTTTCTTATCCCTCATATGAAAAGAGGGCCATGATAACTCAAAGGCCCCCTATCTACTATTCTTTAAATCCATACAATTGTCATAAAAGCTAAAATCGTTAACAACCCTATTAACAAGCCAGAATACAAGAAGAAACTTGCTGCTTCATGTCCTTTATGACTCATATGCATGAAATAATAGAGTTGAAATATAACTTGAACGACTGCTAACAATAAAATAAATGGCACAGAGAAAACTGGACTAAACGTTTTCGGATATGCAACCGCTACGAAAGCGACTAATGTTAAGAAAATCATTAAAGCAAATGTAATAACTTGATGTCTCATTTCCTCTGCACTTTTTCTTTTCCGATAAACAAGATCCACCTTTAGGTTATTTGTATTTGTTTGCTTAATCGCCATTGTTTATCCCACCATTCCCATCAAATATACTACAGTGAAAATAAACACCCAAACTACGTCAATAAAATGCCAATAAATAGATGCAACATAAAATTTTGGAGCATTGTATAAATTCAATCCTCGCTTCGCATTACGGAAAATCAATGTTAAAATCCATAACAATCCAAACAATACGTGCAGTCCATGTGTACCAACAAGAGCATAAAACGCAGATCCGAACGCACTACTTCTCATCGTATGCTTAAATTCATGTGTATAATGATAAAACTCATATATTTCAAATCCTAAAAACCCTAAACCAAGCAATACTGTGATTAGTAACCAAATTTGCATTTGCTTAAAATTAAAGTTCTTCATATGATACATTGCATACACACTCGTTAAACTACTTGTTAATAGCAGCATCGTCATAATGAAAACGAGCGGCATTTGAAACATTTCTTGAGAAGTTGGACCACCGTTTGTAGAATTCTTTAATGCTAAATATGTGCCAAATAAGGAAGCGAACAATACTGTTTCGCCTCCAAGAAATAACCAAAAACCAACAAATTTATTTTTCCCCTCAAGGGTTGCTTTTTCAGGCTCTGCTGGAAATGTTTCATTCGTTAACTTTTCATCTACATGCATTATGCCTTGCCCCCCTTATCCTCTAAATCTTCCTTATGAATATGATAGCCGTGATCATCGGTTACTGAGCGAAGGAACATTGTTCCAAATGTAATGATTAAACCAAGAATCGCTACGACTAACCAAAGCTTATCCTTTCCACCTTGCATATACATAGCACCAAATGCGGCTATAAATAAACCAAGAGAAATGATAAACGGTGAAAATGAAGGATTTGGCATATGAATATCACCAACCGGTTCTGCCGCTGTCATTTCCTTATTACCTTCACGTTTTTCAATCCAAAACGGATCTAATCCGCGAACGAATGGTAACTGTTTAAAATTGTATTCTGGCGTAGGTGCTGGCATTGTCCATTCTAACGTACGCGCATCCCATGGGTCACGACCAGCTTGCTCTTTCGAAACTGTCGTTTTTATAACATTGAACAAAAGAACAATCGTTCCAAGGGCCATGAAAACTGCACCAATAGAACTGATCATATTCCCCGTCTCTAATCCTTGCCCCTCTAGATATGTGTAGTAACGACGTGGCATACCAATTAAACCAAGGAAATGCTGAATAAAGAATGTTAAATGGAAACCGATAAAGAATAACCAGAATGTTATTTTCCCCAAAGTTTCATTTAATACTTTATTAAACATAAGCGGCCAATAATAATGTGCACCTGCAAGTAGACCAAATACAACCCCACCAACGATTACATAGTGAAAATGTGCTACTACGAAATAATTATCATGAAATTGGTAGTCCGCTGGTGCAGAAGCAAGCATAACTCCTGTAACTCCACCCATAACGAATGATGGAATAAAGGCAACAGCCCACATCATTGGTGTTGTAAACCTGATACTTCCCCCCCACATTGTAAAGAGCCAGTTAAATATTTTAATACCTGTTGGAACTGCAATTGCCATTGTTGCAACCGAAAAAATAGCATTCGCAACAGGACCAAGACCAACGGTGAACATATGATGCGCCCATACCATAAATCCTAAAAATCCAATTAATACTGTTGCAAATACCATAGATGAGTAACCAAATAATCGTTTT
The DNA window shown above is from Bacillus clarus and carries:
- the ctaG gene encoding cytochrome c oxidase assembly factor CtaG — protein: MSNLWIFGFQALWSPVFLLFMISILVSYFLIIGPYRTRFEDATKVSKKQKFYFITGIVLLYFVKGGPVDLIGHIIFSAHMFEMAVMYIAVPPLLLLGIPVWLYRYVTSFKFVQIMLKVFAKPLIALFVFNGLFSFYHLPVVFDAVKQSQIAHPICLAVLFFAAMMMWWPMLNPLPEYQTLSDIKKLGYMFANGILLTPACALIIFATEPLFATYTDPNAWMKAMELCVPAGTLSDLNITGPEFLHWMPIVQDQQTGGIIMKIVQEIVYGTIIGYVFFRWARREREKDKEQLQELPPYLQTK
- the ctaF gene encoding cytochrome c oxidase subunit IVB: MAIKQTNTNNLKVDLVYRKRKSAEEMRHQVITFALMIFLTLVAFVAVAYPKTFSPVFSVPFILLLAVVQVIFQLYYFMHMSHKGHEAASFFLYSGLLIGLLTILAFMTIVWI
- the ctaE gene encoding cytochrome c oxidase subunit III; protein product: MHVDEKLTNETFPAEPEKATLEGKNKFVGFWLFLGGETVLFASLFGTYLALKNSTNGGPTSQEMFQMPLVFIMTMLLLTSSLTSVYAMYHMKNFNFKQMQIWLLITVLLGLGFLGFEIYEFYHYTHEFKHTMRSSAFGSAFYALVGTHGLHVLFGLLWILTLIFRNAKRGLNLYNAPKFYVASIYWHFIDVVWVFIFTVVYLMGMVG
- the ctaD gene encoding cytochrome c oxidase subunit I, translating into MGAVIWDYLTTVDHKKIAILYLIAGGLFFIIGGIEALFIRLQLAIPNNAFLVGDAYNQVLTMHGTTMIFLAAMPLVFAFMNAAVPLQIGARDVAFPFLNSLGFWLFFFGGVFLNLSWFLGGAPDAGWTSYASLALASKGHGVDFYVLGLQISGIGTLIGGINFLVTIINMRAPGMTYMRMPMFTWTTFVTSSLILFAFPPLTVGLGLLMLDRLFGTSFFNPALGGNTIIWEHLFWIFGHPEVYILILPAFGIFSEIFATFSKKRLFGYSSMVFATVLIGFLGFMVWAHHMFTVGLGPVANAIFSVATMAIAVPTGIKIFNWLFTMWGGSIRFTTPMMWAVAFIPSFVMGGVTGVMLASAPADYQFHDNYFVVAHFHYVIVGGVVFGLLAGAHYYWPLMFNKVLNETLGKITFWLFFIGFHLTFFIQHFLGLIGMPRRYYTYLEGQGLETGNMISSIGAVFMALGTIVLLFNVIKTTVSKEQAGRDPWDARTLEWTMPAPTPEYNFKQLPFVRGLDPFWIEKREGNKEMTAAEPVGDIHMPNPSFSPFIISLGLFIAAFGAMYMQGGKDKLWLVVAILGLIITFGTMFLRSVTDDHGYHIHKEDLEDKGGKA